From Cellulomonas dongxiuzhuiae, the proteins below share one genomic window:
- the rsmI gene encoding 16S rRNA (cytidine(1402)-2'-O)-methyltransferase, protein MRLGQGALVLAATPIGDAEDASGRLRRLLAEADVVAAEDTRRTRALAARLGVTITGRVVSHHEHNESGRSDELLDVVAHGGTVLVVTDAGMPTVSDPGFRVVQAAVAAGLPVTVAPGPSAVLAALALSGLPTDRFCFEGFLPRRAGDRARTLAALASERRTMVLFEAPHRVAEALDALVVAFGAQRPAAVCRELTKTYEEVRRGPLAELAAWAHAGEVRGEVVLVVGGAPSEGRRDVADLVPEVLARVDAGERLKTVVAEVAEVTGVVKRDLYAAALAARRP, encoded by the coding sequence CTGCGCCTGGGTCAGGGGGCGCTCGTCCTGGCGGCGACTCCCATCGGTGACGCCGAGGACGCGTCGGGCCGCCTGCGCCGGCTGCTGGCGGAGGCGGACGTCGTCGCCGCCGAGGACACGCGACGCACGCGCGCGCTGGCCGCGCGGCTGGGCGTCACCATCACGGGGCGCGTCGTCAGCCACCACGAGCACAACGAGTCCGGGCGGTCGGACGAGCTCCTCGACGTCGTCGCGCACGGCGGCACGGTGCTCGTCGTGACGGACGCCGGCATGCCGACCGTGTCGGACCCCGGGTTCCGCGTCGTGCAGGCGGCGGTGGCCGCGGGGCTGCCGGTCACGGTGGCGCCCGGTCCCAGCGCGGTCCTGGCGGCGCTCGCGCTGTCGGGCCTGCCGACCGACCGCTTCTGCTTCGAGGGCTTCCTGCCGCGCCGCGCGGGCGACCGTGCGCGGACGCTGGCCGCGCTCGCGTCCGAGCGTCGCACGATGGTGCTGTTCGAGGCCCCGCACCGCGTGGCCGAGGCCCTCGACGCGCTGGTCGTGGCGTTCGGCGCGCAGCGCCCGGCGGCGGTGTGCCGCGAGCTGACCAAGACGTACGAGGAGGTCCGTCGCGGACCGCTCGCGGAGCTCGCCGCGTGGGCGCACGCGGGGGAGGTGCGCGGCGAGGTCGTGCTCGTCGTCGGCGGCGCCCCGTCGGAGGGGCGGCGCGACGTCGCCGACCTGGTGCCCGAGGTCCTGGCGCGCGTCGACGCGGGGGAGCGGCTCAAGACCGTCGTCGCGGAGGTCGCCGAGGTGACGGGGGTCGTCAAGCGCGACCTGTACGCGGCGGCACTGGCGGCGCGGCGGCCGTGA
- a CDS encoding PQQ-dependent sugar dehydrogenase, with amino-acid sequence MGDGRRTCGAWRRAALGRAAPVLVLALLVVGCSPDAPDPPTTSAAAPAPPSATTPVPPPDAATAPAVRDVPTVTVASVQDVVTGLDAPWGLAFLPDGRALVTLRDAARLVVVGADGSLTDVTGPGADEIATATVPRGEGGLLGVAVVPGAGSAGPVDVTVYLTSRQDNRVLRATLDGTTLGPARVLLEGIPNGTNHNGGRLAFGPDGFLYVTTGDTYTTRLAPDPGSLGGKVLRVTADGAPAPGNPDPSSPVWTRGHRNVQGIGWAPDGRAFAAEFGQDTWDELNVLHAGADHGWPAVEGQGGAAQGYADPVAVWATSEASPSGLAVTDEGVYLAGLRGRTLWRVPLRPVTAAALDDPAADAAGIGTPQPLLAGEHGRLRAVEVAPDGSLWVLTNNTDGRGDPEPGDDRVLRVTVRAD; translated from the coding sequence GTGGGAGACGGCCGGAGGACCTGCGGGGCGTGGCGACGCGCGGCGCTCGGGCGTGCGGCCCCCGTCCTCGTCCTGGCCCTGCTCGTGGTCGGCTGCTCGCCCGACGCCCCCGACCCGCCGACGACCTCCGCGGCAGCGCCGGCGCCGCCGTCCGCCACGACGCCGGTACCCCCGCCCGACGCGGCGACCGCGCCTGCGGTGCGGGACGTCCCGACCGTCACGGTGGCGTCCGTGCAGGACGTCGTGACGGGGCTGGACGCACCGTGGGGGCTGGCGTTCCTGCCGGACGGGCGCGCGCTGGTGACGCTGCGGGACGCGGCTCGGCTCGTCGTCGTCGGGGCCGACGGGTCGCTGACGGACGTGACCGGCCCGGGTGCCGACGAGATCGCGACGGCCACGGTGCCGCGCGGCGAGGGCGGCCTGCTCGGCGTGGCCGTGGTCCCGGGTGCCGGTTCGGCGGGCCCCGTCGACGTCACCGTGTACCTGACGTCCCGCCAGGACAACCGCGTCCTGCGCGCGACGCTCGACGGCACGACGCTCGGGCCCGCGCGCGTCCTGCTCGAGGGCATCCCGAACGGCACGAACCACAACGGCGGGCGCCTGGCCTTCGGCCCGGACGGCTTCCTGTACGTCACGACGGGCGACACCTACACGACGCGGCTGGCGCCGGACCCGGGCAGCCTCGGTGGCAAGGTGCTGCGCGTGACGGCCGACGGCGCGCCCGCGCCCGGCAACCCCGACCCGTCCTCGCCCGTGTGGACGCGCGGGCACCGCAACGTGCAGGGCATCGGCTGGGCGCCCGACGGGCGGGCCTTCGCCGCGGAGTTCGGCCAGGACACCTGGGACGAGCTCAACGTGCTGCACGCGGGCGCCGACCACGGCTGGCCCGCGGTCGAGGGGCAGGGCGGCGCGGCGCAGGGGTACGCCGACCCGGTGGCCGTGTGGGCCACGTCGGAGGCGTCGCCGTCGGGCCTCGCGGTGACCGACGAGGGCGTGTACCTCGCCGGCCTGCGGGGCCGCACGCTGTGGCGCGTCCCGCTGCGGCCGGTCACCGCCGCCGCGCTCGACGACCCCGCCGCCGACGCGGCCGGGATCGGCACGCCGCAGCCCCTGCTGGCGGGCGAGCACGGCCGGCTGCGGGCCGTCGAGGTCGCCCCCGACGGCTCGCTGTGGGTGCTGACGAACAACACCGACGGCCGCGGTGATCCGGAGCCCGGGGACGACCGCGTCCTGCGCGTCACCGTGAGAGCGGACTGA
- a CDS encoding PH domain-containing protein, giving the protein MTTDHATRIVMSHRLLRRYVLPSERVVLATRRHWAKLLEPALVAAGVFAVCGWLTYVLQPTVGDGALVVWWLWLAALARFGWYLLLWRVEWFVATDKRMLLLTGLVTHQVGMMPLMKVTDMRYSRSVLGQMLGYGQFLLESAGQDQALRQIGWVARPDATYRDLCALIFTPVTTPPSDGEDDAGPRPSHRGRLRRPDGPPPSVPPARVPSREAGAVAVAEAPTTTPAGGTREVGDPRRVAAGGRAGDGPPDRWAEPVVVWPTRERPFEPDDTQPLRLRTPDETDDVDVPPDEDVATRRRLPPTLAEAEEDGTSVEAEAIAGEEALRLDEEEAHERSWDVSEGTARFVDLGRRGWREDVEAPEEPAEPRPERGNPDGDEGRRT; this is encoded by the coding sequence GTGACGACGGACCACGCGACCCGCATCGTCATGTCCCACCGGCTGCTGCGCCGGTACGTGCTGCCGAGCGAGCGCGTCGTCCTGGCGACGCGGCGGCACTGGGCCAAGCTCCTCGAGCCGGCGCTGGTCGCCGCCGGGGTGTTCGCGGTCTGCGGCTGGCTGACGTACGTGCTGCAGCCGACCGTGGGGGACGGCGCCCTCGTGGTGTGGTGGCTGTGGCTCGCGGCGCTCGCGAGGTTCGGGTGGTACCTGCTGCTGTGGCGCGTGGAGTGGTTCGTCGCCACCGACAAGCGGATGCTCCTGCTGACCGGGCTCGTCACCCACCAGGTCGGCATGATGCCGCTCATGAAGGTGACGGACATGCGGTACTCGCGGTCCGTCCTGGGGCAGATGCTCGGCTACGGCCAGTTCCTCCTCGAGTCCGCGGGGCAGGACCAGGCGCTGCGGCAGATCGGGTGGGTGGCGCGCCCGGACGCGACGTACCGCGACCTGTGCGCCCTGATCTTCACGCCCGTCACGACGCCGCCGTCCGACGGCGAGGACGACGCCGGCCCGCGCCCGTCGCACCGCGGGCGCCTGCGCCGTCCCGACGGCCCGCCCCCGTCGGTGCCCCCGGCACGCGTGCCGTCGCGCGAGGCCGGTGCCGTCGCGGTCGCGGAGGCGCCCACGACGACGCCCGCGGGCGGGACCCGCGAGGTCGGGGACCCGCGCCGCGTGGCCGCGGGCGGCCGTGCCGGTGACGGGCCGCCGGACCGGTGGGCGGAGCCCGTCGTCGTGTGGCCGACGCGCGAGCGCCCGTTCGAGCCGGACGACACCCAGCCGCTGCGTCTGCGCACGCCCGACGAGACCGACGACGTGGACGTCCCGCCCGACGAGGACGTCGCCACCCGGCGCCGGCTGCCGCCCACGCTGGCGGAGGCGGAGGAGGACGGCACGTCGGTCGAGGCCGAGGCGATCGCCGGTGAGGAGGCCCTGCGCCTCGACGAGGAGGAGGCCCACGAGCGGTCGTGGGACGTCTCGGAGGGGACCGCGCGGTTCGTCGACCTGGGCCGGCGCGGGTGGCGCGAGGACGTCGAGGCACCCGAGGAGCCGGCCGAGCCGCGTCCGGAGCGCGGAAACCCGGACGGCGACGAGGGACGTCGCACCTAG